Genomic segment of Acidimicrobiia bacterium:
GAGGATGTCCCTCGCTCACGGCTGCTGCGGTGTCGTCATCGAGACCGGGGATCTCACCCTGTGAGGTGTAGATCCCGAGCAGCACGCCCAAGATGGCGCCGATCATCAGGGAGATCCATGCGAGGAGAAGTCCGAGGCGTGCGACCGAGCTGGTTTCCACCCGCTTGTTCGTCGCAAAGAGCCACACGGCGAACCACACCACGACGATCAGCAGGAGGGTCCCGAAGATGGGACGCTGGATCCGATCGCCGGGAATCCGGTCACCGGCGAAGAAGGCAAGTACATACAGCGCTATCGCGACCGTCATCGCCCAAGACAGGGTGCGTGCCTTACGCCGGTCCTGTTCGGTGTCGTTGTGCGCGTCGGAGAACATCAGCAGGGCCGCGCCGGTGGTGGCCAGGGTGATCCACCCCAGCGTTCCGGCATGGACATGGGTGATCAGGGTGTCGTGGTCGGGTTCGTACAGGTCGAGCCCGTTCAGTATCCCGATGACGATCGTGACCGCGAATATGGCGAGCGCCGCGACGAAGGTGATGCGCGCTGCTGGCCAGTAGGGGGATCGGTGGACATTGTCGGACATTCGTACCTCCCGAGGTCGTGCCCAGACTGATGCCCAGCGGCACGATCATAGCGCGCGAGGCCGACGCGATCCGTTAGCGTTCGGGGTCATGTCCCGTCTTGCCCGTTGGTATCTGTTGCTGCGCGGATGGCGATTCGTCGGATCACCTCCCGAGGAGCCAAAGGCGGTGATCGTCGCGGCCCCGCACACCTCGAACTGGGACTTCCTCGTGTTCCGTGCCGTCGCGAGACATTTCAGGCTCAGCGTCGGATTCCTCGGCAAGGATTCGCTGTTCCGAGGGCCGCTGGGTGTTCTGATGCGTCGCTGGGGTGGGATCCCGGTCGATCGTTCCCGTCCCCGTGCGATGGTCGACTCCGTGTCTCGGTATTTCGACACGCATGACGAGGTACTGCTCGTCATCACACCGGAGGGAACCCGGGGCAAGGCGCGGGTGTGGAAGTCAGGCTTCTGGAGGATCGCCGATGCGCTCGATCTTCCCGTGTACATGGGCTTCGTCGATGCGGCAACCAAGACGACCGGCTTCGGCCCGGTAAGGAAGATCAGCGGTGATCCGCACGGGTGGATGGACGCCGCACGAAAATTCTATGCCGGGATGGAGGGCATCAACCGCTTGCAACGAGGGCCGATGATCCTCCAATCCGAGACACCGGGGTAACTCCTCCAGGCAGAGTAACACCGGGCAGAGTAATCCCCATGGTATCGTGGCACGATGACCCTGCCGAGGACCGATCCCGGGTTTCTCGCTGCGTACGGCGAGGCGATCGCAGGACTCCGCCTGCAATGCGGGCTCGATCGCCGCTCGTTGGCGCTCGACGCTGGCATCTCCTACTCGTACCTGTCTGCGATCGAATCGGGTGACCGGTTCCCGAGCCCTCGCGTCGAAGCTGCGATCGTCGAAGTCCTCGGTGTGTCCGCGATCGACCTTCTCGCAGCGGCCAACGGTGCGGTCGGCTCGGACATCACGGCTCAACCGAGCTCCCCAACGGAGCCCGGCGCGGTTGGGTCCGACCGGATCAGTGAGGGTGCGGGTCGGCCACACCAGCCGCAGACACACCACGCGCCAGCGGTCCTGAGTCCGTCGGCGGCGGAGGCGGAACTCCGGGTCCTGCTGCCACACCTCAGTCCGCCCGATGCCGCAACGGTTGTGGCTCTTGCACGCAAGCTCGCTCAGCCAAGCGCGCAACACAGACCGCACGAGACCCGGAATTCGGGCGATTGGCGCGGCCCACAGCTGCGGACCGCTGCGTATCTCGAGTTCTGGGACGACTACGCGACCAAGGTCTCCAACCGAGGGTTGCCATGGGTCGATGACCGCCGACCCCAGCCGAGGAACTCCTTCACGATGTCGTCGCGAATCAAGGGGACTTCACTCGAGGCGTCCTTCGCGCGGAACCGGCTGCTTCGCCACGGGCTCTCCATCAGCCGCGGCTCGCGTGAAGCCAGCGTCGCGATGCTGCACCGGATCCGTGATCACCGCGAAGCGATCGAGTCCGTCTACGGAAGGCCACTCGAGTTCGAAGAACCAGCCCGTGAGCGCGGTGCGGTACGGATCGCCGAGTACCGTGACGGTCACATCTCGCGAACGGACGAGCACGGGGATTACATCGAGTGGTTCATCGACACGGGCCTGCGGATGCGACGGGCCATCGCCACCTTCGTCGACCTCGGATCGGCGCGGTGATCGCGCCCGGAGTCGGGCTCCGGTGTCGCTCCGTCAACTAGCATGTGGGGGTAAGAAACGCGCATGTTGAGCGAGGTGGCTGCCGAGATGGGAACACCGAAGTACCCCGGGATTCGGATCACGACCAACGGCAACCAGCTCGTTTCCTACCACACCGAAGCCCGCATCACCCAAGCGGGTGTCTTCTACCCGATCACGCCATCGACCGAGATGGGTGAGAGCTACCAGCTCGCGTACGCCGAGGGCGTCCTCGATGTGTTCGGCAATTCCAAGATCGCGATCGAAGCCGAAGGCGAGCACGCAGCACAAGGCGGTGCGATCGCCTACTCGATGACCGGGCGCCGAACCGTGAACTTCACCTCGGGTCAAGGGGTCGTCTACGGGCTCGAGCAGTACTACCACGCCCCGGGGAAGCTCTCGACGATGGTGGTCGAGGTTGCAGCCCGTGCACTCACCAAGCATGCGCTCAATGTGCACTGCGGTCACGACGACATCTACTCGGCGATGGACACCGGCTGGATCATGCTGTTCGCAAAAGATGCCCAACAGGCAGCCGACCAGGCGCTGATCCTGAGGCGGGTCACCGAACGGTCGCTCAATCCCGGCATGAACATCCAGGACGGCTTCCTCACATCACACCTCGAACGGACCTTCTACAAGCACGAGAGCGAACTCCTGAGGGAGTACCTCGGCGCCCACGACGACATCATCGACACCCCGACCGCGGCCCAGCGAGCTCTCTTCGGCGCAACCCGACGCAGGGTCCCGATCATGATGGACCTCAAAAACCCGATGCTGCTCGGTCCCGTGCAGAACCAGGAGCACTACATGAACGGTGTTCTTGCACGGCGAAACAACTTCTCTGAGGACATCCTCCCGATGCTCGATGCGGCCTACACGGACTTCGCTGCTCTCACCGGTCGTCACTACGGCTTCGTCACCGAGTACCGAACCGAGGATGCAGAGACGGTCTTCGTGTCGCTCGGTTCGGCCGCAGAGAACATCGAAGCCGTGGTCGACTATCTGCGTGCCGAAGACGGCGCCAGTGTGGGTTCCGTCCACATCAATGTGCTGCGGCCCTTCCCGGAAGCCGCGCTCGTCGAAGCCTTGGCAGGCAAGAAGCGCGTCATCGTGCTCGAACGGGTCGACGACGGGCTTTCGGGCGACAACCAGCTGACCCGGGAGCTGCGAGCCGTTCTCAGCAAGGCCCTCGAAGCGGGTCTCGCCGGATTCGCGTCCCACCTTCGGCCCCTCACCGACAAGGACATGCCGCTGATCCTGTCGGGTTCATACGGGCTCGGATCGCGCGATTTCCGACCTGAGGCGATTATCGGCGCCTACGAGTACGCAACGGGAACCCGGGCCCGGCAGGATGGACGCCGAGTGACCGACGGCGAAACCTACTTCACGCTCGGTATCGACCACCCGTATGCCGTCGTCGCCGACCGGACCCCGTCGCTTCTCCCGGACGGCGCGATCGCCGTTCGGTTCCACTCGATCGGGGGTTGGGGGATGATCACCACCGGCAAGAACCTCTCGGAGGTGATCGGTGCCATCGGCGATGACCTCCTCGCGCACCAGACCGAAACCGACGAGTTCGGAAGGCTCCAAGAGGTCATCCATGTGTCCGCGAACCCGAAATACGGGTCCGAGAAGAAGGGCGCCCCGACCTCGTACTTCCTCGTTGCGGCGCCGAAACGGATCCATCCGAACTGCGACCTGCACCATGTCGATGTGGTGCTGTGCTGCGACCCGAAGATCTTCACCCACACGAACCCGCTTGTCGGTATGAACGACCGTGGCACCTTCGTGTGGGAGTCAGAGGAGGATCCCGAGACGGTCTGGCAACGCATCCCGCCTGCGTACCGGAAGGAGATCATCGACAAGAAGATCCGTGTCGTGACGCTCGCCGGGTTCCGCATCGCACGGCAAGCAACGGACCGCCCCGACCTCCAGCTTCGCATGCAGGGAAACGCCTTTCTGGGAGCGTTCTTTCGTGTGTCGGGCATCCTCGAGGAATACGATGTGTCGGACTCCCGCTTCCGAGAGCTGGTGCGCAACCAGTACACGAAGAAGTTCGGTCGCTTCGGCGATGCCGTCGTCGAATCGAACATGAAGGTCATGACCGACGGCTTCGACCAAGTCGTCGAGATCGAACACGGTGATCCCGATGCCCCGGATCGCTCCAGTATGCGACTTTCCGCCCTGGCGGCGTGCGGTTCGTGCAGCGTCGAGGTCCCCGCCGCCGTCGCGCCGAAACAGCAGGAGACGAGGATCCCCCTCACGCTTGCCTCGACCTTCAACAAGGAGTTCAAGGCGGGCCTCGGCTACAACCAGCCCTCCACACCGCTTTCGTCGGTGTCGATGATGGCCGCAGGGTCTGGACGCACGGCGTCGAAGTATGTGGCACGCCGCGACACGCCGGTGTGGATCGCCGAGAACTGCACGGGATGCATGGACTGCATCACGGCATGTCCGGACACGGCGCTCCCCAATGTGGCTGCGGACATCGATGTCGTGTTGGGGACGGCTGCCCGCGCGTACATCCTCGATCTCGATGAGCGCGCCAAGATGGTCGAAGCCCTTCCCGGGCTCGAGGCGTCGATCCGTGCCGAGATGCTCGAGGTCGTCAAGGCGAAGAAGTCGGTCCCGTTCGTTGACATCCTCCGCAAGCATGTCGCAACGATCGACACCGTGGGTGAGGTCGCAAAGGACGAGTTCATGGCCCTGTTCGAACGAGTCCCGTTTGCCTACACGAAGACCTCCCACCTGTTCCGTTCGCTGGAGCGGTCCACGCCAGGGGAGGGCGGGCTGTTCGCGATCATGGTGTCGGACCTGTGCAAGGGCTGCGCCGAGTGCGTCTTCGAGTGCCCGTGGGAGGCACTCGAGATGGCTCCCGAGACCCCTGAACTCAACGCAGACCATGTGTCGGGAACGAACTTCCTCGACATGATCCCCGACACTCCCGCCAAGTACCTCGGGCGGTTCGATCCGGACGATCCGATCGCATCGACGGCAGCACATCTGAAGAACCACCTGATGGTGCAGTCCAACTATGAGGCCCTCGTGAGCGGTGATGGTGCGTGCGCAGGTTGCGGCGAAAAGAGCGTGCTGCACGCCGTTGCGTCCCTGACCGAGGCGTACATGCGTCCGCTCTTCCACGCGAAGGCCGATCGCCTCGACGACAAAGCGCTCGCATTGGAGGAGCACGGCCTCAAGATGCTCTCTGAGGTCGCGGCGCTCGACCTGGACTCGTATCTTCGCATCAAGACACTGATCGTCCACTCCATCATGGGACTCGGCGGCGAGACGGCGGACGACACCGCGACGAGAATCGCAGCGCACGGAGACCCCACCGACAAGGAGCTCATCGACGCCCTTGTTGTCACGATGCGCCAGGACGCGTTCAACCACCGCGACCTCCAGGCGCTCGACGGGACCATCCCGAACGGCATGTCGGTGATGGCGATGGGGGCCCATACGGGGTGCAACACCGTGTACGGATCAACCCCGCCGAACAACCCGCATCCCTATCCGTGGATGAACTCGCTCTTCCAGGACGGCGCAACCGTCACATGGCTCCTCGGTGAGAGCTTCATCGCCGATCACGCGAGGCGGTCCGTCATCCCCGAGCGCCTCGCGGACTACATCAGCCTCGGTGTCGGCCTGTCGAACGACGAGTACTTCGAGATGCTCCACATGACCGACCGTGTCATGACCGACCGCGAGATTCGGGAACTCCCGAAGGCGTGGGCCATCGGTGGCGACGGGGGCATGGGCGACATCGGGTATCAGAATGTGTCGAAGGTGGTGCTCCAGAACCGTCCCAATGTCAAGCTGCTGATGCTCGACACCCAGGTGTACTCGAACACCGGTGGCCAGAACTCGGATTCGACGCCGATGCCGGGCGGTGGGGACATGAACCAGTTCGGTCCTGCTTCTGAGGGGAAGATGACCGAGAAGAAGGGAGTCGCCGAGTCGTTCATCTCCGGCCATGGCTCGCCGTTCGTTGCCCAGGTGTCGATGGCCAACACAGCACAGTTCTACAAGTCCCTCCTCGATGCGCTCGATTATCGGGGAACCGCCTTCATCCAGTCGTACACGACCTGCCAGCCCGAACACGGTGTCGCGGACGATCTGTCGACCCACCAGGCGGGTCTCGTCCGTGACTCGAGGGGGATGCCCCAGTTCGTGCTCAACCCGCAGCTCGGGGAGACCTACCAAGAGGCTCTCGACATCTCCGGCAACCCGAACCGTGACCGCGACTGGACCGAGATCACCTCGAAACTGACGGACCGCACCTTCCAGTACACCGTTGCACACTTCGCCGCGACCGAGGCGCGCTTCCGGCGGCATTTGCGGGAGGTCCCGACCACCGATGGCCTCATCCACCTCGACGACATGCTGCTGCTCGTGAACCAACGCGATGTGGTGGCACGCCGGGTGTTCGACCCGACCCATCGGTCGTATGTCCCGGACTTCGGCGTGTACATCGAAACCGAAGACGCCGACGGGTCGGTTCGTGTGATGACCCTGTCGCGGCAAGTCGTCTTGTTCTGCGTCGAGCGGCGTCGGGCGTGGCGCATGCTCCAGTCAAAGGCAGGCGTCACCAACACCGATTACGAGGCGCAGAAGCGGGCCCTCGCTTCGTTCGACGACGACGCTGTTCCGCTTGCGAACCGCTTCACCGAGATCAGGGTTCGGTTCGACCGCGAACTTGCAGCGACGGCGAGCGGAACCTGAG
This window contains:
- a CDS encoding 1-acyl-sn-glycerol-3-phosphate acyltransferase, whose protein sequence is MSRLARWYLLLRGWRFVGSPPEEPKAVIVAAPHTSNWDFLVFRAVARHFRLSVGFLGKDSLFRGPLGVLMRRWGGIPVDRSRPRAMVDSVSRYFDTHDEVLLVITPEGTRGKARVWKSGFWRIADALDLPVYMGFVDAATKTTGFGPVRKISGDPHGWMDAARKFYAGMEGINRLQRGPMILQSETPG
- a CDS encoding DUF4268 domain-containing protein; this encodes MTLPRTDPGFLAAYGEAIAGLRLQCGLDRRSLALDAGISYSYLSAIESGDRFPSPRVEAAIVEVLGVSAIDLLAAANGAVGSDITAQPSSPTEPGAVGSDRISEGAGRPHQPQTHHAPAVLSPSAAEAELRVLLPHLSPPDAATVVALARKLAQPSAQHRPHETRNSGDWRGPQLRTAAYLEFWDDYATKVSNRGLPWVDDRRPQPRNSFTMSSRIKGTSLEASFARNRLLRHGLSISRGSREASVAMLHRIRDHREAIESVYGRPLEFEEPARERGAVRIAEYRDGHISRTDEHGDYIEWFIDTGLRMRRAIATFVDLGSAR
- a CDS encoding 2-oxoacid:acceptor oxidoreductase family protein, whose translation is MLSEVAAEMGTPKYPGIRITTNGNQLVSYHTEARITQAGVFYPITPSTEMGESYQLAYAEGVLDVFGNSKIAIEAEGEHAAQGGAIAYSMTGRRTVNFTSGQGVVYGLEQYYHAPGKLSTMVVEVAARALTKHALNVHCGHDDIYSAMDTGWIMLFAKDAQQAADQALILRRVTERSLNPGMNIQDGFLTSHLERTFYKHESELLREYLGAHDDIIDTPTAAQRALFGATRRRVPIMMDLKNPMLLGPVQNQEHYMNGVLARRNNFSEDILPMLDAAYTDFAALTGRHYGFVTEYRTEDAETVFVSLGSAAENIEAVVDYLRAEDGASVGSVHINVLRPFPEAALVEALAGKKRVIVLERVDDGLSGDNQLTRELRAVLSKALEAGLAGFASHLRPLTDKDMPLILSGSYGLGSRDFRPEAIIGAYEYATGTRARQDGRRVTDGETYFTLGIDHPYAVVADRTPSLLPDGAIAVRFHSIGGWGMITTGKNLSEVIGAIGDDLLAHQTETDEFGRLQEVIHVSANPKYGSEKKGAPTSYFLVAAPKRIHPNCDLHHVDVVLCCDPKIFTHTNPLVGMNDRGTFVWESEEDPETVWQRIPPAYRKEIIDKKIRVVTLAGFRIARQATDRPDLQLRMQGNAFLGAFFRVSGILEEYDVSDSRFRELVRNQYTKKFGRFGDAVVESNMKVMTDGFDQVVEIEHGDPDAPDRSSMRLSALAACGSCSVEVPAAVAPKQQETRIPLTLASTFNKEFKAGLGYNQPSTPLSSVSMMAAGSGRTASKYVARRDTPVWIAENCTGCMDCITACPDTALPNVAADIDVVLGTAARAYILDLDERAKMVEALPGLEASIRAEMLEVVKAKKSVPFVDILRKHVATIDTVGEVAKDEFMALFERVPFAYTKTSHLFRSLERSTPGEGGLFAIMVSDLCKGCAECVFECPWEALEMAPETPELNADHVSGTNFLDMIPDTPAKYLGRFDPDDPIASTAAHLKNHLMVQSNYEALVSGDGACAGCGEKSVLHAVASLTEAYMRPLFHAKADRLDDKALALEEHGLKMLSEVAALDLDSYLRIKTLIVHSIMGLGGETADDTATRIAAHGDPTDKELIDALVVTMRQDAFNHRDLQALDGTIPNGMSVMAMGAHTGCNTVYGSTPPNNPHPYPWMNSLFQDGATVTWLLGESFIADHARRSVIPERLADYISLGVGLSNDEYFEMLHMTDRVMTDREIRELPKAWAIGGDGGMGDIGYQNVSKVVLQNRPNVKLLMLDTQVYSNTGGQNSDSTPMPGGGDMNQFGPASEGKMTEKKGVAESFISGHGSPFVAQVSMANTAQFYKSLLDALDYRGTAFIQSYTTCQPEHGVADDLSTHQAGLVRDSRGMPQFVLNPQLGETYQEALDISGNPNRDRDWTEITSKLTDRTFQYTVAHFAATEARFRRHLREVPTTDGLIHLDDMLLLVNQRDVVARRVFDPTHRSYVPDFGVYIETEDADGSVRVMTLSRQVVLFCVERRRAWRMLQSKAGVTNTDYEAQKRALASFDDDAVPLANRFTEIRVRFDRELAATASGT